In Hydrogenovibrio thermophilus, the following are encoded in one genomic region:
- the ccoO gene encoding cytochrome-c oxidase, cbb3-type subunit II: MSDNQKPKNFQERLERNIFGLFIATALAVSIAGIVEIVPLFYLKQTVDYTEQTDKYGNVKNEKFPELVWERTFTQDENGKLVSDKALYKQDRNGQWVLADWKAGDGVRPYTPLELAGRDLYLREGCYICHSQMIRPFRDERERYGHYSLATESIYDHPMQWGSKRTGPDLARLGGKYSDEWHVMHLLRPQDLVPESVMPAYPWLAENPVSEDFFGTKRDMSKRLAVMRTLGVPYTDEEIENANAAIEGYTEMDAMVAYLQVLGTMVKLDDSKAYRE; encoded by the coding sequence ATGTCAGATAATCAAAAACCTAAAAATTTTCAAGAGCGTCTAGAGAGAAACATCTTTGGATTGTTCATCGCGACAGCGTTAGCCGTTTCGATTGCGGGTATCGTTGAAATCGTACCGTTGTTTTATCTAAAGCAAACGGTTGACTATACCGAACAAACCGACAAGTACGGTAACGTCAAGAACGAAAAATTCCCGGAGTTGGTTTGGGAGAGAACCTTTACTCAGGATGAGAACGGTAAGCTAGTTTCCGATAAGGCCTTGTATAAGCAAGACCGTAACGGTCAATGGGTCTTGGCCGATTGGAAAGCCGGTGACGGTGTTCGTCCTTATACTCCGTTGGAATTAGCTGGTCGTGACCTTTACCTGCGTGAAGGTTGTTATATCTGCCACTCGCAAATGATTCGTCCATTCCGCGACGAACGTGAGCGTTATGGTCACTATTCACTTGCGACAGAATCCATTTACGATCACCCGATGCAATGGGGTTCAAAACGTACTGGGCCTGATCTAGCGCGTTTGGGTGGTAAATATTCTGATGAATGGCATGTCATGCACTTATTACGTCCTCAGGATTTGGTACCCGAGTCTGTAATGCCAGCTTATCCTTGGTTGGCTGAGAATCCGGTCAGCGAAGACTTCTTCGGCACGAAACGTGATATGTCGAAACGTCTAGCGGTCATGCGTACTTTGGGTGTGCCTTATACCGACGAAGAAATTGAAAACGCCAATGCCGCCATTGAAGGTTATACCGAAATGGATGCGATGGTGGCTTACCTTCAAGTGTTGGGCACAATGGTTAAATTAGACGATAGCAAGGCGTATCGTGAGTAA
- the ccoN gene encoding cytochrome-c oxidase, cbb3-type subunit I yields MDTTAKPQYDNGVVKYLAVGAITFLVLGTLMGTFAAAQLAWPALNFDIAEITFARLRVMHTNTVIFAFGGMTLMATAFYTVQRTNGVRLWSNGMAWLTAILFTIGLLAVVVTISLGMTTGKEYHEQEWPLAIAIALVWTLYTLNFVMTIASRNKETHPNVYVSNWFFLGMMIAITYLYVVNGLAIPVSLFRSYSLFSGVQDAMIQWWWGHNAVGFFLTAGFLAIMYYFVPKQAQRPIYSYRLSVIHFWALMFGYVWLGAHHLQYTALPDWTGSLGAVISLAMIIPSWGGALNGMLTLSGAWDRLRTDYILRFLIIALAFYAMSTFEGPVMAAKTVNALSHYTDWTVGHVHSGALGWVAMVSIGALYHMVMKLWNTEMYSMKLINFHFWLATIGTVFYIVAMWVSGIMQGLMWRAYDEYGTLAYTFAESVAAMHPYYVMRAVGGLLFFSGAVVMLYNVVMTIRMANAKQTATATANA; encoded by the coding sequence ATGGATACTACAGCAAAACCACAATATGATAATGGTGTTGTGAAGTACTTAGCGGTTGGTGCGATTACGTTCTTGGTATTGGGGACCTTGATGGGTACCTTTGCCGCGGCGCAATTGGCATGGCCGGCGTTAAACTTTGATATCGCGGAAATTACATTTGCGCGTTTGCGTGTGATGCACACGAATACTGTTATCTTTGCCTTCGGTGGTATGACATTGATGGCGACGGCCTTCTATACCGTTCAAAGAACGAATGGAGTCCGTTTATGGAGTAACGGGATGGCCTGGTTGACGGCGATTCTGTTTACGATTGGGTTGCTTGCCGTTGTTGTGACTATCTCGTTGGGGATGACAACTGGTAAAGAATACCATGAACAAGAATGGCCTCTGGCGATTGCGATTGCATTAGTCTGGACGCTTTATACGTTGAACTTCGTGATGACCATTGCGTCACGTAATAAAGAAACGCATCCAAACGTTTACGTTTCCAACTGGTTCTTCTTGGGGATGATGATTGCGATCACTTACCTTTACGTTGTAAACGGTTTGGCGATTCCGGTTTCTTTGTTCCGTTCTTACTCGCTGTTCTCTGGTGTTCAAGACGCTATGATTCAGTGGTGGTGGGGCCATAACGCGGTTGGTTTCTTCCTGACAGCCGGTTTCTTGGCAATCATGTATTACTTCGTTCCGAAGCAAGCACAACGTCCGATTTACTCTTACCGTTTATCCGTGATCCACTTTTGGGCGTTGATGTTCGGTTATGTTTGGTTGGGTGCTCACCATCTTCAGTACACAGCGCTACCGGACTGGACCGGTTCCTTGGGTGCGGTTATCTCTTTGGCGATGATCATTCCGTCATGGGGTGGGGCGCTTAACGGGATGTTGACGCTTTCCGGTGCTTGGGACAGACTGCGTACCGACTACATCTTGCGTTTCTTGATCATTGCCTTGGCTTTCTACGCGATGTCCACCTTCGAAGGTCCGGTCATGGCGGCGAAAACTGTCAATGCGCTTTCTCACTATACTGACTGGACGGTTGGTCACGTTCACTCTGGTGCACTGGGCTGGGTTGCGATGGTTTCCATCGGTGCCTTGTACCACATGGTGATGAAGCTTTGGAATACGGAAATGTATTCCATGAAGTTGATCAACTTCCACTTCTGGCTTGCCACAATCGGTACTGTGTTCTACATCGTTGCGATGTGGGTATCCGGTATCATGCAGGGTCTTATGTGGCGTGCTTATGATGAGTACGGAACTTTGGCGTACACCTTTGCGGAATCCGTTGCTGCGATGCACCCTTACTATGTAATGCGTGCGGTTGGGGGACTGTTGTTCTTCTCAGGTGCAGTTGTCATGCTTTATAACGTTGTGATGACGATCCGTATGGCAAATGCTAAGCAAACAGCGACCGCCACAGCGAACGCCTAA
- the hisH gene encoding imidazole glycerol phosphate synthase subunit HisH: MSNQKLVSVIDYGMGNLRSVAKAAEHVAPEQVRIQITDDADVIRDSDAVIFPGQGAAKACMKALNNTGIAHTLMKAAAEKPFLGICMGLQVLMTHSQENDGIDCLNILPGDVKQFDLQNHPDLKMPHMGWNQIHQTQDHPLWHGIEQDSRFYFVHSYYVVPTDTDTIVGETTHGTTFASALAKDKLFAIQAHPEKSADAGLQLFKNFLNWNQL, encoded by the coding sequence ATGTCCAACCAAAAGCTTGTTTCGGTCATTGATTACGGCATGGGCAACCTGCGCTCCGTCGCCAAAGCCGCGGAGCACGTCGCCCCAGAGCAGGTTCGCATTCAAATCACGGACGATGCCGACGTCATCCGTGATTCGGATGCGGTCATCTTCCCTGGCCAAGGCGCGGCCAAAGCCTGCATGAAGGCCTTGAACAACACCGGCATTGCCCACACTTTAATGAAAGCGGCGGCCGAAAAACCTTTTTTGGGCATTTGCATGGGCCTACAGGTACTCATGACCCACAGTCAGGAAAACGACGGCATCGACTGCCTGAACATCCTGCCCGGCGACGTCAAACAATTCGACTTGCAAAATCACCCAGACCTGAAGATGCCGCACATGGGCTGGAACCAAATCCACCAAACACAAGACCACCCGTTATGGCACGGCATCGAACAGGACAGTCGGTTTTATTTTGTCCACAGTTACTATGTGGTACCCACGGACACCGACACCATCGTCGGTGAAACCACACACGGCACCACTTTCGCTTCGGCTCTGGCCAAAGACAAACTGTTCGCCATTCAGGCCCACCCGGAAAAAAGCGCCGACGCCGGACTGCAATTATTCAAAAATTTTCTGAATTGGAACCAACTCTAA
- the hisB gene encoding imidazoleglycerol-phosphate dehydratase HisB, protein MRQATIERNTLETQIRLSVNLDGDGKSDLSTGVPFLEHMLDQIARHGLIDLTIDAKGDTHIDDHHTVEDIGISLGMALREAVGDKKGIKRYGHAYVPLDEALSRVVIDLSGRAGLTFNADFTRASIGGFDTELVAEFFQGLTNHAQATIHIDCLRGKNAHHQAETIFKAFGRALRMALETDERMADQLPSTKGAL, encoded by the coding sequence ATGCGGCAAGCCACCATTGAGAGAAACACTTTGGAAACGCAAATCCGTTTATCGGTTAACCTGGATGGCGACGGAAAATCCGACCTATCCACCGGCGTTCCGTTTCTTGAACACATGCTGGACCAAATCGCCCGCCACGGTCTGATCGACCTGACGATCGATGCCAAAGGCGATACCCATATTGATGACCACCACACGGTGGAAGACATCGGTATCAGTCTGGGCATGGCGCTTCGTGAAGCCGTTGGGGACAAAAAAGGCATTAAACGTTACGGTCACGCTTACGTGCCGTTGGACGAGGCTTTGTCTCGCGTCGTCATCGACCTGTCCGGGCGCGCCGGCCTGACCTTCAACGCCGATTTCACCCGTGCCAGCATCGGTGGGTTCGACACCGAGTTGGTGGCCGAATTTTTCCAAGGCCTGACCAACCACGCCCAAGCGACGATTCACATCGACTGCCTGCGTGGCAAGAACGCTCACCACCAGGCCGAAACCATCTTCAAGGCCTTCGGCCGCGCCCTGAGAATGGCGTTGGAAACCGACGAGCGCATGGCCGACCAACTGCCGTCAACCAAAGGGGCGTTATAA